A window from Heliangelus exortis chromosome 17, bHelExo1.hap1, whole genome shotgun sequence encodes these proteins:
- the C17H16orf96 gene encoding uncharacterized protein C16orf96 homolog isoform X2: MSVTVGLGELLDMAFGTPESGSPQLGALRILLRGLLQHLQPRDAPAQVGEGDGGVLEPPAIEGRGKAGSLHQQRWPGLGRAEGQPPGGLAAETRPRVQLKNGLEVTEEGMTKVMDMMQEMHTTICSLKTTVEGFQEELKLLKDSFQKGAREDLQEQSVHQEEHGHLLQSILEQLVEVQQELSSFPCNTAAPCWSSVWDVPTGENLSGQELGAEPSQEPAQEVPCKLSWLLDQYEVVGTSASHYESHLQHPTHVGTSEDTAAQPEKVPSEMRHLKDGGEKGLDFGRQVLDQVGQLQEQCSRLQEAAERLWGDTKDTQEGEKAELETKASQEDLQCAMVQLREVMQDLLQRMSQMDQDRQKALENLLNKIDSKLDSVALPPQQTPAEQLPHHCLCQGSCCAATWAAGFKRQLFEPVKCISCNRPLATAPAQPLVTVRKSQFLQTQPAHASASHSPAQRLPRESKGRGSSRASRGPASPVGALSRSSSLLTICPCGNPADYTCKTREVDILGTDGIIYKGRLSSPPASRAPAVGKDPPGAAIRRPSSWGAGSRLPRGAAGQQAPGLAGGL, translated from the exons ATGAGCGTCacggtggggctgggggagctgctggaCATGGCCTTCGGCACGCCCGAGAGCGGCAGCCCCCAGCTCGGAGCCCTCCGCATCCTCCTGCGGGGcctcctgcagcatctccagcccCGGGACGCCCCGGCCCAGGTCGGGGAGGGCGACGGGGGTGTCCTGGAGCCCCCCGCCATCGAGGGCAGGGGGAAAGCCGGGTCCCTTCATCAGCAGAGGTGGCCGGGGCTGGGGAGGGCCGAGGGGCAGCCCCCGGGCGGGCTGGCTGCCGAGACGCGGCCAAGGGTGCAGCTGAAGAACGGTTTGGAAGTGACGGAGGAGGGGATGACCAAG GTCATGGACATGATGCAAGAGATGCACACCACCATCTGCTCCCTGAAAACCACTGTCGAGGGTTTCCAGGAGGAACTGAAGCTCCTGAAGGACAGTTTCcaaaag GGGGCTCGGGAGGACCTGCAAGAGCAGTCGGTGCATCAGGAAGAGCATGGCCACCTCCTGCAGAGCATCCTGGAGCAGCTG GTGGaggtgcagcaggagctgagctcctTCCCCTGCAACACTGCTGCTCCGTGCTGGAGCTCTGTCTGGGATGTGCCCACTGGTGAG AACCTCTCTGGCCAGGAGCTCGGTGCTGAGCCCTCTCAGGAGCCAGCCCAGGAGGTCCCGTGCAAGCTGAGCTGGCTGCTGGATCAGTACGAAGTCGTGGGGACCAGTGCCAGCCACTACGAGAGCCACCTCCAGCACCCCA CACACGTGGGGACCTCGGAGGACACAGCTGCCCAACCGGAGAAGGTGCCGAGTGAGATGAGGCACCTCAAGGACGGAGGAGAGAAG GGGCTGGATTTTGGCAGGCAGGTGCTGGACCAGgtggggcagctgcaggagcagtgctcgaggctgcaggaggctgcGGAGCGGCTCTGGGGTGACACCAAGGACACCCAG gaaggagagaaggcTGAGCTGGAGACCAAGGCAAGCCAGGAGGATCTGCAATGTGCCATGGTCCAGCTGAGAGAGGTGATGCAGGACCTGCTGCAGAGGATGTCCCAGATGGACCAGGACAGGCAGAAAGCCCTAGAGAACCTCCTCAACAAGATAGACTCCAAG ctggacTCCGTGGCACTGCCTCCCCAGCAGACCCCAGCGGAGCAGCTCCCCCATCACTGCCTCTGCCAGGGATCCTGCTGTGCTGCCACCTGGGCTGCTGGCTTCAAGAG gcagctctttGAGCCAGTGAAATGCATCTCCTGTAACAGACCCCTGGCCACAGCTCCGGCACA GCCCTTGGTGACAGTCAGGAAGAGCCAGTTCCTCCAGACCCAGCCAGCCCATGCCAGTGCCTCCCACTCCCCAGCACAGCGACTGCCAAG ggaaagcaaagggagaggcagcagcagagccagccgGGGCCCTGCAAGTCCCGTGGGGGCACTGTCCAGGTCCAGCTCCCTCCTCACCATCTGTCCCTGTGGGAACCCTGCAGACTACACCTGCAAGACC AGAGAAGTGGATATTTTGGGCACTGATGGCATCATCTACAAGGGCAGGCTGAGCTCCCCCCCTGCCAGCAGGGCCCCGGCTGTGGGCAAGGACCCCCCAG GTGCTGCCATCCGAAGGCCATCATCCtggggggctggcagcaggctgcCACGGggggcagcaggacagcaggCACCGGGGCTGGCTGGGGGGCTGTGA
- the C17H16orf96 gene encoding uncharacterized protein C16orf96 homolog isoform X3 — protein sequence MSVTVGLGELLDMAFGTPESGSPQLGALRILLRGLLQHLQPRDAPAQVGEGDGGVLEPPAIEGRGKAGSLHQQRWPGLGRAEGQPPGGLAAETRPRVQLKNGLEVTEEGMTKVMDMMQEMHTTICSLKTTVEGFQEELKLLKDSFQKGAREDLQEQSVHQEEHGHLLQSILEQLVEVQQELSSFPCNTAAPCWSSVWDVPTGENLSGQELGAEPSQEPAQEVPCKLSWLLDQYEVVGTSASHYESHLQHPTHVGTSEDTAAQPEKVPSEMRHLKDGGEKGLDFGRQVLDQVGQLQEQCSRLQEAAERLWGDTKDTQEGEKAELETKASQEDLQCAMVQLREVMQDLLQRMSQMDQDRQKALENLLNKIDSKLDSVALPPQQTPAEQLPHHCLCQGSCCAATWAAGFKRQLFEPVKCISCNRPLATAPAQPLVTVRKSQFLQTQPAHASASHSPAQRLPRCCHPKAIILGGWQQAATGGSRTAGTGAGWGAVRGLWGQEGTEAPGLCCLGWGGWWWWMGHCTLTLQTTKLFLLYCLSCKVVPLVQVCVLFFQS from the exons ATGAGCGTCacggtggggctgggggagctgctggaCATGGCCTTCGGCACGCCCGAGAGCGGCAGCCCCCAGCTCGGAGCCCTCCGCATCCTCCTGCGGGGcctcctgcagcatctccagcccCGGGACGCCCCGGCCCAGGTCGGGGAGGGCGACGGGGGTGTCCTGGAGCCCCCCGCCATCGAGGGCAGGGGGAAAGCCGGGTCCCTTCATCAGCAGAGGTGGCCGGGGCTGGGGAGGGCCGAGGGGCAGCCCCCGGGCGGGCTGGCTGCCGAGACGCGGCCAAGGGTGCAGCTGAAGAACGGTTTGGAAGTGACGGAGGAGGGGATGACCAAG GTCATGGACATGATGCAAGAGATGCACACCACCATCTGCTCCCTGAAAACCACTGTCGAGGGTTTCCAGGAGGAACTGAAGCTCCTGAAGGACAGTTTCcaaaag GGGGCTCGGGAGGACCTGCAAGAGCAGTCGGTGCATCAGGAAGAGCATGGCCACCTCCTGCAGAGCATCCTGGAGCAGCTG GTGGaggtgcagcaggagctgagctcctTCCCCTGCAACACTGCTGCTCCGTGCTGGAGCTCTGTCTGGGATGTGCCCACTGGTGAG AACCTCTCTGGCCAGGAGCTCGGTGCTGAGCCCTCTCAGGAGCCAGCCCAGGAGGTCCCGTGCAAGCTGAGCTGGCTGCTGGATCAGTACGAAGTCGTGGGGACCAGTGCCAGCCACTACGAGAGCCACCTCCAGCACCCCA CACACGTGGGGACCTCGGAGGACACAGCTGCCCAACCGGAGAAGGTGCCGAGTGAGATGAGGCACCTCAAGGACGGAGGAGAGAAG GGGCTGGATTTTGGCAGGCAGGTGCTGGACCAGgtggggcagctgcaggagcagtgctcgaggctgcaggaggctgcGGAGCGGCTCTGGGGTGACACCAAGGACACCCAG gaaggagagaaggcTGAGCTGGAGACCAAGGCAAGCCAGGAGGATCTGCAATGTGCCATGGTCCAGCTGAGAGAGGTGATGCAGGACCTGCTGCAGAGGATGTCCCAGATGGACCAGGACAGGCAGAAAGCCCTAGAGAACCTCCTCAACAAGATAGACTCCAAG ctggacTCCGTGGCACTGCCTCCCCAGCAGACCCCAGCGGAGCAGCTCCCCCATCACTGCCTCTGCCAGGGATCCTGCTGTGCTGCCACCTGGGCTGCTGGCTTCAAGAG gcagctctttGAGCCAGTGAAATGCATCTCCTGTAACAGACCCCTGGCCACAGCTCCGGCACA GCCCTTGGTGACAGTCAGGAAGAGCCAGTTCCTCCAGACCCAGCCAGCCCATGCCAGTGCCTCCCACTCCCCAGCACAGCGACTGCCAAG GTGCTGCCATCCGAAGGCCATCATCCtggggggctggcagcaggctgcCACGGggggcagcaggacagcaggCACCGGGGCTGGCTGGGGGGCTGTGAGGGGGCTTTGGGgtcaggaggggacagaggcaCCGGGGTtgtgctgcctgggctgggggggatggtggtggtggaTGGGACATTGTACATTAACACTGCAGACCACAAAGCTGTTTCTTCTCTATTGCCTCTCCTGCAAAGTGGTCCCTCTGGTTCAGGTCTGTGTTCTCTTTTTCCAATCCTGA
- the C17H16orf96 gene encoding uncharacterized protein C16orf96 homolog isoform X1 has product MSVTVGLGELLDMAFGTPESGSPQLGALRILLRGLLQHLQPRDAPAQVGEGDGGVLEPPAIEGRGKAGSLHQQRWPGLGRAEGQPPGGLAAETRPRVQLKNGLEVTEEGMTKVMDMMQEMHTTICSLKTTVEGFQEELKLLKDSFQKGAREDLQEQSVHQEEHGHLLQSILEQLVEVQQELSSFPCNTAAPCWSSVWDVPTGENLSGQELGAEPSQEPAQEVPCKLSWLLDQYEVVGTSASHYESHLQHPTHVGTSEDTAAQPEKVPSEMRHLKDGGEKGLDFGRQVLDQVGQLQEQCSRLQEAAERLWGDTKDTQEGEKAELETKASQEDLQCAMVQLREVMQDLLQRMSQMDQDRQKALENLLNKIDSKLDSVALPPQQTPAEQLPHHCLCQGSCCAATWAAGFKRQLFEPVKCISCNRPLATAPAQPLVTVRKSQFLQTQPAHASASHSPAQRLPRESKGRGSSRASRGPASPVGALSRSSSLLTICPCGNPADYTCKTREVDILGTDGIIYKGRLSSPPASRAPAVGKDPPATKTPQPPEKLHRVPKYSSHYRSLYSCAAIRRPSSWGAGSRLPRGAAGQQAPGLAGGL; this is encoded by the exons ATGAGCGTCacggtggggctgggggagctgctggaCATGGCCTTCGGCACGCCCGAGAGCGGCAGCCCCCAGCTCGGAGCCCTCCGCATCCTCCTGCGGGGcctcctgcagcatctccagcccCGGGACGCCCCGGCCCAGGTCGGGGAGGGCGACGGGGGTGTCCTGGAGCCCCCCGCCATCGAGGGCAGGGGGAAAGCCGGGTCCCTTCATCAGCAGAGGTGGCCGGGGCTGGGGAGGGCCGAGGGGCAGCCCCCGGGCGGGCTGGCTGCCGAGACGCGGCCAAGGGTGCAGCTGAAGAACGGTTTGGAAGTGACGGAGGAGGGGATGACCAAG GTCATGGACATGATGCAAGAGATGCACACCACCATCTGCTCCCTGAAAACCACTGTCGAGGGTTTCCAGGAGGAACTGAAGCTCCTGAAGGACAGTTTCcaaaag GGGGCTCGGGAGGACCTGCAAGAGCAGTCGGTGCATCAGGAAGAGCATGGCCACCTCCTGCAGAGCATCCTGGAGCAGCTG GTGGaggtgcagcaggagctgagctcctTCCCCTGCAACACTGCTGCTCCGTGCTGGAGCTCTGTCTGGGATGTGCCCACTGGTGAG AACCTCTCTGGCCAGGAGCTCGGTGCTGAGCCCTCTCAGGAGCCAGCCCAGGAGGTCCCGTGCAAGCTGAGCTGGCTGCTGGATCAGTACGAAGTCGTGGGGACCAGTGCCAGCCACTACGAGAGCCACCTCCAGCACCCCA CACACGTGGGGACCTCGGAGGACACAGCTGCCCAACCGGAGAAGGTGCCGAGTGAGATGAGGCACCTCAAGGACGGAGGAGAGAAG GGGCTGGATTTTGGCAGGCAGGTGCTGGACCAGgtggggcagctgcaggagcagtgctcgaggctgcaggaggctgcGGAGCGGCTCTGGGGTGACACCAAGGACACCCAG gaaggagagaaggcTGAGCTGGAGACCAAGGCAAGCCAGGAGGATCTGCAATGTGCCATGGTCCAGCTGAGAGAGGTGATGCAGGACCTGCTGCAGAGGATGTCCCAGATGGACCAGGACAGGCAGAAAGCCCTAGAGAACCTCCTCAACAAGATAGACTCCAAG ctggacTCCGTGGCACTGCCTCCCCAGCAGACCCCAGCGGAGCAGCTCCCCCATCACTGCCTCTGCCAGGGATCCTGCTGTGCTGCCACCTGGGCTGCTGGCTTCAAGAG gcagctctttGAGCCAGTGAAATGCATCTCCTGTAACAGACCCCTGGCCACAGCTCCGGCACA GCCCTTGGTGACAGTCAGGAAGAGCCAGTTCCTCCAGACCCAGCCAGCCCATGCCAGTGCCTCCCACTCCCCAGCACAGCGACTGCCAAG ggaaagcaaagggagaggcagcagcagagccagccgGGGCCCTGCAAGTCCCGTGGGGGCACTGTCCAGGTCCAGCTCCCTCCTCACCATCTGTCCCTGTGGGAACCCTGCAGACTACACCTGCAAGACC AGAGAAGTGGATATTTTGGGCACTGATGGCATCATCTACAAGGGCAGGCTGAGCTCCCCCCCTGCCAGCAGGGCCCCGGCTGTGGGCAAGGACCCCCCAG CAACCAagaccccccagcccccagagAAGTTACACCGTGTCCCCAAGTACAGCAGCCACTACCGCTCTCTGTACTCAT GTGCTGCCATCCGAAGGCCATCATCCtggggggctggcagcaggctgcCACGGggggcagcaggacagcaggCACCGGGGCTGGCTGGGGGGCTGTGA